Part of the Oerskovia paurometabola genome is shown below.
GGACGGCGGTCAACGGGGTCGTCAACACGAGCGGCCCCCTCGGCCGTCTCACGATCCCGGTCGGCGACGTCGCCCCGCCCGAGGCCACGACGAGCGTCACGCTCGGCGGCAACCTGCCGGCCGACGCGAAGGACGGCACCAAGGTGGTGCGCGACATCGAGATCTTCGACGAGCTCGGCACGTCGACCAAGATGTCGCTCGAGTTCACCGCGACCGGCGGCACGTGGTCGGTGAGCGCGCTCGACGCCGCGACGGGGACCGTCATCGGAGGGCCGCAGGACCTGACCTTCACCGACGGCGCCCTCACGGCGGGCGGGTCGCTCACGGTCGCGGGCGTGGCCATCGACCTCGGCACCGTCACGTCCTACGCGGGGCTGTCGAACGTCGCGGTCTCGGCCAAGGACGGCGCCGCGGCCGGCTCGCTCAAGTCGTACTCGGTCTCCGGCAACGGGTCGATCATCGGCACCTACTCGAACGGCAAGACGGCCGTCCTCGGCCAGGTGGCGCTGGCGTCCTTCACCAACATGGGCGGCCTCGAGAAGGCGGGCGGCTCGACCTACGCCGCCACGCAGTACTCGGGCGAGGTCATCGTGGGCGGTGCAGGGGACCAGGGCATGGGCTCCATCACGGCCGGCTACCTGGAGATGTCGAACGTGGACCTCTCGCAGGAGTTCACGAACCTCATCGTGTCCCAGCGCGGGTTCCAGGCGAACTCGCGCGTCATCACCACCTCCGACGAGGTGCTGACCGAGCTCGTCAACCTCAAGCGTTGACGACGGCCGCGCGCGGGGCGGCGCGCGGTCACCACGGTGCCCCCGGGACGACCCGTCCCGGGGGCACCGTCATGCTCGGGGCGGCCCGGACGGTTCAGCCACCCTCGCCTTCACGAGAGCCCGACGGCTGCCGAGAGTACGGATCAGCGGGGCAGGGCCGACCGGTGCACCGCGCCGCGAAAGACCTGGCCAGACGCCCTTCGCACCCTGCGACCCGACCCGACCCGAAGGTGGAACCGTGATCGTCCTCACGCGCTTCAGCTCCGAGCGCATCGCGATCAACGCGGACCTCGTGGCCCGAGTCGAGACCAACCCGGACACCCGGGTCACGCTGATCGACGGTTCTCGATACATCGTCACCGAGTCCATGGAGGACGTGATCCGGCTGGTCGAGGAGCACAAGGCTCGCGTCCTGCTGCTCGCGCAGTCCATGACCGTCACGAACGAGCGCACGCCGCTCGGCATCGTGCCGGACCGGCCCGAGCCGGCCGCGCACGACCGGGTCCCGGTCCCCGTGACCCCGCTGCCCACCCCGAGGAAGTAGGCCCCATGGATCCCGCAACCATCATCGGCATCCTGTTCGCGTTCGGTGCGCTCGTCGCGATGGTGCTCCTCGAGGGCGCCCAGATCACGTCGATCCTGCTGCCCGCGCCGATCATCCTCGTCTTCGGGGCCAGCATCCTCGTCGCGGTCGCGTCGGGCACGGTGCGCGACGCGCTCCAGGCGGTCAAGGCGCTGCCGAGGGCCTTCATGAGCAAGCCCGCCCGCCCGGCGGACGCGATCGAGGAGGTCGTGCGCGCTGCCGAGATCGTGCAGAACGACGGCGGCCTCCTCGCGCTCGAGGCGGAGTCGCAGAAGACCGACGACCCGTTCCAGCGCAGCGCCCTGCAGTCCCTGGCCGACGGTGCCGACGCGGACCAGCTGCGCACCCTGCTCGAGGAACGGATCGAGACCAAGAGCCGCGAGGACGCGGTCGCGTACGACTTCTACAACGCGATCGGCGGGTACGCCCCGACCATCGGCATCGTCGGCACCGTCGTCTCGCTGACCCACGTCCTGGAGAACCTGTCCGACCCCGCAGAGCTCGGGCACATGATCGCCGCCGCGTTCATCGCGACCCTGTGGGGCATCCTGTCCGCGAACTTCATCTGGCTGCCCATCGGCGCCAAGCTCAAGCGCATCTCCGACCTCGAGATCCAGCGGCTCGACGTGCTGCTCGAGGGGTACATGTCGATCCAGGCGGGCGCCCGCGCCCGCGTCATCGACGAACGCCTCAAGACCATGGTCCCCGAGTGGTCGCTGCCCCCGGGCAAGGCAGCCTGATGAGCCGGCGCGGTGGGCACGGCCGGAGCAGGCGAGGCGGTGGCGGTGGCGGTGGTGGTGGAGGGCACGACACGGGCGGCAGCGGTCGCTGGATGGTGTCCTACATGGACATGGTCACCGTCATCATGTGCCTGTTCATCGTGCTGTTCGCGATCAGCTCGGTCGACCAGGACAAGTACCAG
Proteins encoded:
- a CDS encoding flagellar hook protein FlgE, whose translation is MLRSLNTGISGLRAHQTMLDVTGNNIANVNTTGFKSSRTQFQDTLSQLVAAGVAPDQQVGGSNPAQIGLGVTTAAITTQFTQGASQATGVATDLMIDGDGFFVVESGGQQLYTRNGAFDFDASGRLVNADGAFVRGWTAVNGVVNTSGPLGRLTIPVGDVAPPEATTSVTLGGNLPADAKDGTKVVRDIEIFDELGTSTKMSLEFTATGGTWSVSALDAATGTVIGGPQDLTFTDGALTAGGSLTVAGVAIDLGTVTSYAGLSNVAVSAKDGAAAGSLKSYSVSGNGSIIGTYSNGKTAVLGQVALASFTNMGGLEKAGGSTYAATQYSGEVIVGGAGDQGMGSITAGYLEMSNVDLSQEFTNLIVSQRGFQANSRVITTSDEVLTELVNLKR
- a CDS encoding flagellar FlbD family protein — its product is MIVLTRFSSERIAINADLVARVETNPDTRVTLIDGSRYIVTESMEDVIRLVEEHKARVLLLAQSMTVTNERTPLGIVPDRPEPAAHDRVPVPVTPLPTPRK
- a CDS encoding motility protein A, with the protein product MDPATIIGILFAFGALVAMVLLEGAQITSILLPAPIILVFGASILVAVASGTVRDALQAVKALPRAFMSKPARPADAIEEVVRAAEIVQNDGGLLALEAESQKTDDPFQRSALQSLADGADADQLRTLLEERIETKSREDAVAYDFYNAIGGYAPTIGIVGTVVSLTHVLENLSDPAELGHMIAAAFIATLWGILSANFIWLPIGAKLKRISDLEIQRLDVLLEGYMSIQAGARARVIDERLKTMVPEWSLPPGKAA